The Yoonia sp. SS1-5 genome contains a region encoding:
- a CDS encoding TIGR01620 family protein, with translation MSRGPVLIELDDDAVAQPHVAPAVPDLVAPQGAAMQQVAAIAARRPSRLAKWFWSLAVALVGFVVSLAAWDYVNGLLARSPVLGGIATVLIGLILLLLVIGALRELAAFGRLRKLDTIQKQAAEALETGHLADAKNVVGKLDRLYRDREDTAWGRAELRDRQTDVLDADGLLGLAETSLMAPLDARATREVEAAARQVATVTAIVPLALADVFTALTANLRMIRRIAEIYGGRAGTLGSWRLTRTVLTHLVATGAVAIGDDLIGSVAGGGVLSKVSRRFGEGVVNGALTARVGIAAIEVCRPLPFHVAKRPSVTALVRRALTGLFGQG, from the coding sequence ATGAGCCGGGGACCCGTTCTGATCGAACTTGACGATGACGCGGTGGCACAACCCCATGTCGCGCCCGCGGTGCCTGATCTGGTTGCACCACAGGGTGCGGCGATGCAGCAGGTTGCGGCCATTGCGGCCCGCCGCCCGTCGCGCCTTGCCAAATGGTTCTGGTCGCTGGCCGTTGCGCTGGTTGGGTTTGTGGTGTCGCTGGCCGCATGGGACTATGTGAACGGGTTGCTGGCCCGCTCGCCTGTTCTGGGCGGCATCGCCACGGTTCTGATCGGGCTGATCCTTTTGCTGTTGGTTATCGGGGCTTTGCGTGAGCTGGCCGCATTTGGCAGATTGCGCAAACTCGACACTATCCAGAAACAGGCGGCAGAGGCGCTGGAAACAGGCCATCTTGCTGACGCCAAGAACGTGGTCGGCAAGCTCGACAGGCTCTACCGTGACCGGGAAGATACCGCATGGGGCCGGGCAGAGTTGCGTGACAGGCAGACCGATGTGCTGGACGCTGACGGATTGCTGGGACTGGCAGAAACAAGCCTGATGGCCCCGCTGGACGCGCGCGCCACCCGCGAGGTTGAGGCCGCAGCCCGTCAGGTGGCCACAGTCACGGCCATCGTCCCGCTTGCGCTGGCGGATGTATTTACCGCGCTGACCGCCAATCTGCGGATGATCCGACGCATTGCCGAAATCTATGGCGGCAGGGCCGGTACACTGGGAAGCTGGCGCCTTACCCGCACGGTCCTGACCCATCTGGTCGCCACAGGCGCAGTTGCGATTGGGGATGATCTGATCGGGTCGGTCGCTGGTGGCGGGGTCTTGTCGAAAGTCTCGCGCCGGTTTGGTGAGGGGGTCGTGAATGGGGCGCTGACGGCCCGCGTCGGGATAGCGGCGATTGAGGTCTGCCGCCCGCTGCCATTTCACGTCGCGAAAAGGCCGTCTGTCACGGCACTTGTCCGCCGCGCGCTCACCGGTCTTTTCGGGCAGGGTTAA
- a CDS encoding GNAT family N-acetyltransferase — MIIRPATSADGDAMARIVGDWRPELDGMPVLHTAEEDRWFFGEVIKTQDVLVGASGIGVEGFIARDDQLITQLYLQKSARRKGLGSQLLNKMKARADALALWCFQANLPARNFYEKHGFVAAEKTDGHGNEEHLPDIYYTWKATT; from the coding sequence ATGATCATACGCCCAGCCACCAGCGCCGATGGGGATGCAATGGCCCGGATCGTGGGTGACTGGCGCCCCGAACTAGACGGGATGCCTGTTCTGCATACAGCAGAGGAAGATCGCTGGTTTTTCGGCGAGGTTATCAAAACGCAGGATGTGCTGGTCGGGGCAAGCGGCATTGGGGTCGAAGGCTTCATCGCCCGCGACGACCAGTTGATTACGCAGCTTTATTTGCAGAAATCGGCCCGTCGCAAGGGTCTTGGATCGCAATTGCTGAACAAGATGAAGGCCCGCGCCGATGCACTGGCGCTATGGTGCTTTCAGGCCAACCTGCCAGCGCGCAATTTCTATGAAAAACATGGATTTGTAGCGGCAGAAAAAACCGACGGGCACGGCAATGAAGAGCATCTGCCGGATATCTACTATACATGGAAGGCCACGACATGA
- a CDS encoding YcjX family protein, protein MVIATLADQITRGVDSVADVLTAPFADPVIRLGVTGLSRAGKTVFITSLVANLMDRGRMPQLTAAANGAIRTAYLQPQPNDTVPRFAFEAHLSQLTAPAPSWPEGTSQTSELRLSLRVQPSGLLSGLSGPRTVHIDIVDYPGEWLLDLGLLDQTYEDWSAASLDRAAGRPQGDAYLAKLAAADGAAPLDEPTAQGLAQQFTAHLRASREAGFSDCSPGRFLLPGDLAGSPVLTFAPLPPGNYGRRSLGREFARRFDSYKRNVIKPFFYDHFAKIDRQIVLVDVLGAIHAGPAALDDLRGAMARILGAFRPGRNAFLTRIFQGRQVERILFAATKADHLHHTQHPQLTAITQALLREAQDRADFAGAQTSAMSIAALRTTVEDTIDHPDGPLDVVRGRLLESGKQAAFYPGKLPQDPSHLLAPARDGAENWLDADYSVMNFAPAPLTMRPGDGPPHIRLDKAAQFLLGDRL, encoded by the coding sequence TTGGTTATCGCAACTCTTGCCGATCAGATCACGCGCGGTGTCGACAGCGTGGCTGATGTATTGACAGCCCCCTTTGCGGACCCGGTGATCCGACTGGGCGTGACGGGGTTGTCCCGCGCGGGCAAGACGGTGTTCATCACCTCGCTTGTTGCCAATCTGATGGATCGGGGGCGGATGCCGCAGCTGACCGCTGCCGCAAACGGGGCGATCCGCACGGCCTATCTGCAGCCCCAACCAAATGACACAGTCCCGCGCTTTGCCTTTGAGGCGCATCTGAGCCAGCTGACCGCGCCCGCGCCAAGCTGGCCGGAAGGCACAAGCCAGACCAGCGAGTTGCGCCTGTCCTTGCGTGTGCAGCCCAGCGGCCTGCTGTCCGGTCTGTCCGGGCCGCGCACGGTGCATATTGATATCGTGGATTATCCCGGTGAATGGCTGCTGGATCTGGGGCTGCTCGACCAAACCTACGAAGATTGGTCTGCCGCATCACTGGACCGCGCGGCTGGCCGCCCGCAGGGCGACGCCTACCTCGCGAAACTGGCCGCGGCGGACGGCGCCGCGCCACTTGACGAGCCGACTGCTCAAGGACTGGCGCAGCAATTCACCGCCCATCTGCGCGCATCGCGCGAGGCCGGTTTCTCTGACTGTTCTCCGGGGCGTTTCCTGTTACCCGGCGATCTGGCTGGATCGCCGGTCTTGACCTTTGCACCATTGCCACCGGGCAATTACGGCCGCAGGTCGTTGGGTCGCGAGTTTGCCCGGCGGTTCGATAGCTACAAGCGCAATGTAATCAAGCCTTTTTTCTATGACCATTTCGCCAAGATTGATCGCCAGATCGTTCTTGTCGATGTGCTTGGGGCCATCCACGCGGGGCCTGCTGCACTGGATGATCTGCGCGGCGCAATGGCGCGGATCCTCGGGGCGTTCCGGCCGGGGCGAAATGCGTTCCTGACCCGCATCTTTCAAGGCCGGCAGGTCGAACGCATCCTGTTCGCCGCCACCAAGGCAGACCACCTGCATCATACCCAACATCCGCAACTGACCGCGATCACGCAGGCCCTTTTGCGCGAGGCACAGGATCGCGCGGATTTCGCAGGTGCGCAGACCAGCGCGATGTCGATTGCGGCACTCAGAACAACGGTCGAGGATACTATCGACCATCCGGACGGACCGCTGGATGTTGTGCGCGGGCGTCTTTTGGAAAGTGGCAAGCAAGCCGCATTCTATCCCGGCAAGCTCCCGCAAGACCCGTCGCATCTGCTGGCCCCGGCCCGCGACGGGGCAGAGAACTGGCTGGATGCCGACTATAGCGTGATGAATTTTGCGCCTGCGCCGCTGACAATGCGCCCAGGCGACGGCCCGCCACATATCCGGCTGGACAAGGCGGCACAGTTTTTGTTGGGCGACCGGCTATGA
- the truA gene encoding tRNA pseudouridine(38-40) synthase TruA: protein MPRYALLVEYHGGPFSGWQRQADQPSVQGAIETALGKLEPGDHTIAAAGRTDAGVHATGQVCHCDLAKDWDPFRLSEALNYHLKPAPVAVLACSRVAYDWHARFDATERRYVFRLIARRAPLTTEAGQMWRVNHPLDAEAMQAGADHLIGKHDFTTFRSSICQAKSPIKSLDALQISVVPRDIGVEYRFYVRARSFLHNQVRSFVGTLERVGAGAWRPDDVAAALAAKDRAACGPVSPPMGLYLAGVRYPDAPFTTEGTRF, encoded by the coding sequence ATGCCTCGTTACGCGCTTCTTGTTGAATATCACGGTGGCCCTTTTTCGGGCTGGCAACGACAGGCTGATCAGCCTTCGGTCCAAGGCGCAATCGAAACCGCATTGGGCAAGCTGGAGCCGGGTGACCACACGATCGCGGCGGCTGGCCGGACGGATGCGGGCGTGCATGCAACAGGGCAGGTATGCCATTGCGATCTTGCGAAAGACTGGGATCCTTTCCGACTGTCGGAGGCGTTGAATTATCACCTGAAACCGGCCCCTGTTGCCGTTCTGGCCTGCAGCCGGGTGGCTTATGACTGGCATGCGCGGTTCGACGCCACCGAACGCCGCTATGTTTTTCGGCTGATTGCGCGCCGGGCACCGCTGACGACCGAGGCGGGTCAGATGTGGCGGGTGAATCATCCATTGGATGCCGAGGCCATGCAGGCGGGCGCGGATCACCTGATCGGCAAGCATGATTTCACGACATTTCGGTCCTCGATCTGTCAGGCCAAAAGCCCGATCAAGTCGCTGGATGCGTTGCAGATATCTGTCGTGCCCCGCGATATCGGGGTGGAATACCGGTTTTACGTGCGGGCCAGATCATTCCTGCACAATCAGGTCCGCAGCTTTGTTGGCACGCTGGAACGGGTCGGCGCTGGGGCTTGGCGCCCCGATGATGTGGCCGCAGCCCTCGCCGCCAAGGACCGTGCGGCCTGCGGCCCGGTCAGCCCGCCGATGGGCTTGTATCTTGCCGGTGTGCGTTATCCAGATGCGCCTTTCACCACAGAGGGCACCCGTTTCTAG
- a CDS encoding DUF3726 domain-containing protein, whose translation MMRSLNEVTALVLKAGLGAGLPVGQAEDLARTASHLVTQNGDLRVILDAISEPNAPIDVAWGGDKLAVKAGNAAMTAPIVKDGFATGVTKARLAQTSHAPLVLAMLAAAGLDARADGPLITRTGNIPAKPGNGPVEIADEVWDALQVFAARTYVKASDASRAAGAGAGLTDND comes from the coding sequence ATGATGCGATCCCTCAACGAGGTGACTGCGCTTGTGTTAAAGGCCGGGCTGGGTGCCGGGTTGCCCGTGGGCCAGGCCGAGGATCTTGCCCGCACGGCAAGTCATCTGGTCACCCAAAACGGCGACCTTCGGGTCATACTGGATGCAATCAGCGAACCAAACGCCCCCATTGATGTGGCCTGGGGCGGCGACAAACTGGCGGTCAAGGCAGGCAACGCGGCGATGACGGCCCCCATCGTCAAAGACGGTTTCGCAACGGGCGTCACCAAGGCGCGTCTGGCGCAAACATCGCATGCACCCCTTGTTCTTGCCATGCTGGCTGCAGCCGGCCTTGATGCCCGCGCCGATGGGCCCTTGATCACGAGAACCGGCAACATACCAGCCAAACCTGGCAACGGCCCTGTAGAGATCGCGGACGAGGTCTGGGACGCGCTGCAGGTCTTCGCCGCGCGCACCTATGTCAAGGCCAGCGACGCATCACGCGCTGCGGGTGCGGGGGCGGGGCTGACGGATAACGACTAG